A section of the Bradyrhizobium oligotrophicum S58 genome encodes:
- a CDS encoding ShlB/FhaC/HecB family hemolysin secretion/activation protein, translating to MRAGCVEGTGRIAGRRDRATVSHGLRRLRGTVFAAVSLSASLVAATAHAQQVSQPGFDPRQTEKYFDDQQSRSAQPVPARPRAPQFATQEGGGDRKPLFTMRGVRLTGATVLTAEQIAAAYQPYLGKPVSQADLAGIAAGITDQYRAAGFHLSRAIIPPQDISDGTVRIQILEGSITEVSLKGAGAEEFGVRPMLGPVLAEQPSRLATLERQLLLINGRGGVRIADSAIEEIGGTTGRFRLVIELQTWHVYGFTGIDNLGSSTVGPWQSYATAAFNSYLLPGDTLTANLSTTPGDPRQLAFGRLAYDVPVGTDGAQIGASALYSEVRPGDRRRLFNDNTVTETFELRGGIAPIQSQSASLKLTLAAAFSDVTERDLFGIWYRDRTRTLTFTTDYRWKDDVGGDSYLTLAYRQGLNAFGATPADDPLASRAGASPSFSVFNGWFARYQTLSDAWSLKLAAAGQIASGPLYNSQQFYLGGLAYGRGYGSAEISGDNGVAGTFEVRFEQKPNWQYLTSYQLYSFFDAGLAWNDGFRPADGVALTSVGAGVRFTFPNDWRADLGVAVPLGYRAPDNTTRSARLLLSLSSTLKLCPQRGQGPCI from the coding sequence ATGCGTGCTGGGTGTGTCGAGGGAACTGGGAGGATTGCGGGCCGGCGCGACAGGGCGACCGTATCGCACGGGTTGCGACGGCTGCGTGGAACCGTGTTCGCCGCCGTCTCCTTGTCCGCGTCGCTGGTCGCCGCCACGGCGCATGCGCAGCAGGTCAGCCAGCCCGGCTTCGATCCGCGGCAGACCGAGAAATATTTCGACGATCAGCAGTCACGTTCAGCGCAGCCGGTGCCGGCGCGGCCGCGCGCGCCGCAATTCGCAACCCAAGAGGGCGGTGGCGATCGTAAGCCTTTGTTCACCATGCGTGGCGTCAGGCTGACGGGAGCCACCGTGCTTACGGCCGAACAGATCGCCGCCGCCTATCAGCCCTATCTCGGCAAGCCGGTCTCGCAGGCCGATCTCGCCGGCATCGCCGCCGGGATCACCGATCAGTACCGCGCCGCCGGTTTCCATCTCAGCCGTGCGATCATTCCGCCGCAGGACATCAGCGACGGCACGGTGCGGATCCAGATCCTCGAAGGCAGCATCACCGAGGTCAGCCTGAAGGGGGCGGGTGCGGAGGAGTTCGGCGTCCGGCCGATGCTCGGCCCCGTGCTCGCCGAGCAGCCGTCGCGGCTTGCGACGCTGGAGCGGCAACTGCTGCTGATCAATGGCCGTGGCGGTGTCCGCATCGCCGATTCCGCGATCGAGGAGATCGGCGGCACCACCGGCCGTTTCCGCCTGGTGATCGAGTTGCAGACCTGGCACGTCTACGGCTTCACCGGGATCGACAATCTGGGCTCGTCGACCGTCGGTCCCTGGCAGAGCTACGCCACAGCCGCCTTCAACTCCTATCTGCTGCCCGGCGATACGCTCACGGCCAACCTGTCGACCACGCCGGGAGATCCGCGTCAGCTTGCCTTCGGGCGGCTGGCCTACGACGTCCCGGTCGGTACCGACGGTGCTCAGATCGGCGCCTCCGCACTGTACAGCGAGGTGCGGCCGGGTGACCGGCGACGGCTGTTCAATGACAACACCGTCACCGAGACGTTCGAATTGCGCGGCGGCATCGCGCCGATCCAGTCGCAAAGCGCTTCGCTCAAGCTGACTCTCGCGGCGGCATTCAGCGATGTCACCGAGCGCGACCTGTTCGGCATCTGGTATCGCGATCGCACCCGCACGCTGACCTTCACCACCGACTATCGCTGGAAGGATGATGTCGGCGGCGACAGCTATCTGACATTGGCCTACCGCCAGGGGCTGAACGCGTTCGGCGCCACGCCGGCGGATGATCCGCTGGCCTCGCGCGCGGGCGCATCGCCGAGCTTCTCGGTCTTCAACGGCTGGTTCGCGCGCTATCAGACATTGTCGGACGCCTGGTCGCTGAAGCTTGCGGCCGCCGGCCAGATCGCCTCGGGGCCGCTGTACAATTCGCAGCAATTCTATCTCGGCGGCCTCGCCTATGGCCGCGGCTATGGCAGCGCCGAGATCAGCGGCGACAACGGCGTCGCCGGCACCTTCGAGGTCCGCTTCGAGCAGAAGCCGAACTGGCAATATCTCACGAGCTACCAGCTCTACAGCTTCTTCGACGCCGGGCTCGCCTGGAACGACGGCTTTCGTCCGGCCGACGGCGTCGCGCTGACGTCGGTGGGAGCCGGCGTCCGCTTCACCTTCCCGAACGACTGGCGCGCCGATCTCGGCGTCGCCGTCCCGCTCGGCTACCGTGCGCCGGACAACACGACGCGCAGCGCGCGGCTGCTGCTCTCGCTGTCGAGCACGCTGAAGCTATGCCCGCAGCGCGGACAGGGGCCGTGCATCTGA